In a single window of the Thermofilaceae archaeon genome:
- a CDS encoding RNA-binding domain-containing protein, which translates to MSKGALHLEATVFCHATESLDKVRTALLNLFPSDLRHVVEEEIKVSMLQGFYGNVIYVLKLVVDEPELASTLLKAILEKLPHEDLRRVEATLEQRIDSSGNLHVRFDKQNAYLGRMRVYDGDDVIKVKVKLSRHVLNEVRSRGLDVLRQV; encoded by the coding sequence ATGAGCAAGGGAGCACTTCATCTTGAGGCAACGGTGTTCTGCCACGCAACTGAGAGCTTAGACAAGGTAAGGACTGCCCTCTTGAACCTCTTTCCCAGCGATCTGCGACACGTAGTAGAGGAAGAGATCAAAGTGTCGATGCTTCAGGGCTTCTATGGGAACGTAATATACGTGTTAAAGCTAGTGGTGGACGAGCCTGAACTAGCGAGTACGCTGCTTAAAGCGATTCTAGAGAAACTCCCTCACGAAGATTTAAGGAGAGTTGAAGCCACTCTGGAACAGCGCATAGACTCCTCTGGGAACCTCCACGTGAGATTTGATAAGCAGAACGCCTACCTTGGTAGGATGAGAGTTTACGATGGTGACGACGTGATAAAGGTGAAGGTGAAGCTATCCCGCCACGTCTTAAACGAGGTTCGAAGTAGGGGGCTTGACGTACTGAGGCAGGTATGA
- a CDS encoding RNase P subunit p30 family protein: MRKFYDLLVSADLLTPETLSYMRELGFSGVGASISAQLFLKSPEAAMKMFEQLRERGREEGLDVVTRLSIDVPMKESLAKKILRRWRTRVELITVHAMNRQLTAFACRDTRVDILTLVPGARLLKGDLMYMKEYGKRVELLLAPLQEGDVRVRASTLSYYLAVLGKLTRGRRPDISLLFSSGATEVRSLRDARSMAALLHTMGVPYEYALDALSKNALDLVTENREKLAGIIPVRGVKIIGKESTGGFQ, encoded by the coding sequence ATGAGGAAGTTCTACGATTTGCTTGTTTCTGCCGATCTACTAACCCCGGAAACTCTAAGCTACATGCGTGAGCTAGGTTTCTCCGGCGTAGGAGCCTCGATCAGCGCTCAACTTTTCCTGAAGTCGCCCGAAGCCGCAATGAAGATGTTCGAGCAGTTGAGGGAGCGGGGGAGGGAAGAGGGTTTAGATGTTGTTACGAGACTGAGCATCGATGTGCCAATGAAGGAGAGTCTCGCGAAGAAAATCTTGAGAAGGTGGCGTACGCGCGTCGAACTAATAACCGTTCACGCCATGAATAGGCAGCTCACAGCTTTCGCGTGCAGAGATACTCGCGTGGATATCCTCACTCTCGTTCCCGGAGCTCGCTTACTCAAGGGGGATCTAATGTATATGAAGGAATACGGAAAACGAGTGGAACTACTCTTAGCACCTCTCCAGGAGGGTGATGTGCGAGTGAGAGCTAGTACCCTTTCTTACTACTTGGCAGTTCTAGGGAAGCTCACTAGGGGGCGGAGGCCCGATATCTCGCTGTTGTTCTCTTCGGGCGCAACGGAAGTAAGAAGCCTACGCGACGCTAGGTCGATGGCAGCCTTACTTCACACTATGGGCGTACCGTACGAGTACGCGTTGGATGCACTGTCAAAAAACGCTTTAGATCTAGTTACCGAAAACCGCGAGAAGCTGGCAGGCATCATCCCAGTGCGCGGTGTAAAGATTATCGGGAAGGAGTCCACTGGTGGCTTTCAGTGA
- a CDS encoding Rpp14/Pop5 family protein produces the protein MKGTYRYLIVATNRLQNLEEVLTRAVMELWGLRGLAEVGVSVIEVKEDKKLAIVRVKREGLPLFRAAVAVYPEPIVKVLKVTGTLKKAREIQSSIVNRLRS, from the coding sequence GTGAAAGGCACTTACAGGTATTTAATCGTTGCCACAAACAGGCTTCAGAATCTTGAAGAAGTTCTCACACGAGCCGTGATGGAGCTTTGGGGGTTACGAGGGTTGGCGGAAGTCGGAGTGAGCGTGATAGAGGTAAAAGAAGACAAGAAGTTGGCGATAGTGAGGGTGAAGAGAGAAGGTTTACCTCTTTTTAGAGCCGCTGTTGCCGTTTATCCAGAACCTATAGTTAAAGTATTGAAGGTGACGGGTACATTGAAGAAGGCTAGAGAAATTCAGAGCTCGATTGTGAATCGCTTGAGATCCTAG
- the psmA gene encoding archaeal proteasome endopeptidase complex subunit alpha — protein MFTPPGVGYDRAVALFSPDGRLFQVEYAHEAVRKGSITIGIKTAEGVILAAEKRQPSLLAESAEKIKRVDDHIGLAFSGLFGDARVLIDDARVYAQIYRLTYGEKIPVELLAKRICDIKQVYTQHGGVRPFGVAFLIAGVDRRGVHLIMTDPGGSYMSYKAAAVGANSQAAMEILEQSYDGRMTLDEATLLALKVLDKTVEGGITPAKVEMGIITVKDQVFKVLQQAEIANLISGLKQL, from the coding sequence GTGTTCACGCCACCAGGAGTCGGGTACGATAGAGCTGTAGCCCTCTTCTCCCCTGATGGTAGACTGTTCCAAGTTGAGTACGCGCACGAAGCTGTTCGGAAGGGGTCGATAACTATCGGTATTAAGACGGCCGAAGGTGTTATTCTGGCCGCCGAGAAGCGCCAACCATCCCTGCTCGCCGAGAGTGCTGAGAAAATAAAGAGAGTGGACGACCACATAGGCCTCGCCTTCTCGGGCCTCTTCGGTGACGCTAGAGTCTTGATAGACGATGCGAGGGTCTACGCGCAGATTTACAGGCTCACTTATGGTGAGAAAATACCTGTTGAGCTACTGGCTAAAAGGATCTGCGATATAAAGCAGGTTTACACCCAGCATGGGGGGGTTAGGCCTTTCGGCGTAGCCTTCCTTATAGCCGGCGTCGACAGGAGGGGTGTTCACCTCATCATGACCGACCCTGGCGGCAGCTACATGAGCTACAAGGCAGCAGCAGTGGGAGCCAACTCTCAAGCAGCTATGGAAATCCTCGAGCAATCGTACGATGGGCGGATGACGCTTGATGAGGCAACTCTCCTAGCTCTTAAGGTGCTAGATAAGACGGTGGAGGGTGGGATAACTCCCGCGAAAGTGGAGATGGGTATCATAACTGTGAAGGACCAAGTCTTCAAAGTGCTGCAGCAGGCCGAAATCGCAAATTTAATAAGCGGACTCAAGCAGCTGTAA
- a CDS encoding phosphoadenosine phosphosulfate reductase family protein codes for MLPTDRLKHGLGARAHRILARVGARIFWCDNCNVPLLTRFCGLCKHEGRPVKVTPPADARPALGVDYVHLWELIRSELGSIPYPRRRIVLLNKIPYPDVAEEVVVDGYVLGHRFYDVVEKKWRFKPIYVGVSALVKERMGYYAIVDLPTLVRNYEIHRDKIIEANLPSRRERRFIALATRSGVEGVGVLTERGWIRVLKSWKAKRYQWNGSNPTWLDAVKANESRLSLLEQEAVDFLRGVASKTGLKPIVSFSGGKDSLVAYRLAEKAFGKVPLLFNDTGLELPETVEYVKSFAKRVGAELLLADAGKAFWSALDVMGPPARDYRWCCKVCKLVPTARAIKERLGGEVLSIVGQRRYESAARALSPRVYRNKWIPTTLVAAPIHDWSALDVWLYIFKEKLRVNILYFKGFDRLGCWLCPAIELGEIDRLKKVKPELWESWEKVLDEYAKVCGYGDDWVKLGLWRWVNPPGDIIRLAGSETRAERAKPIAVKVREGGFTVEIRKPNASADLATLLGLLSTIGEVEYSSSGFALGNALIKVLQVHDRLTVEIEGEADVWKIASSVARAFLCLNCGSCVLWCPTSAVKLEEGRLKVDASKCTKCGICHNVCPLSEYLIRPLLKSKQVQEA; via the coding sequence GTGCTCCCAACTGACCGCCTGAAACATGGGCTAGGGGCTCGCGCCCACCGAATCCTAGCACGCGTAGGAGCCAGAATATTCTGGTGCGATAACTGCAACGTACCCCTTTTAACACGCTTCTGCGGCCTCTGCAAGCATGAGGGTCGACCAGTTAAGGTGACGCCGCCAGCCGATGCTCGACCCGCCTTGGGGGTCGACTACGTTCATTTATGGGAGCTGATACGTAGCGAGCTGGGTTCGATCCCCTACCCCAGGCGCAGGATAGTTCTGCTTAACAAGATTCCCTACCCTGACGTTGCGGAAGAAGTGGTGGTCGACGGTTACGTACTTGGTCACAGGTTTTACGATGTGGTGGAGAAAAAGTGGAGGTTCAAGCCGATCTACGTTGGCGTCTCAGCTCTCGTTAAAGAGAGGATGGGGTATTACGCTATTGTTGATTTACCGACTTTAGTCAGAAACTACGAGATTCATAGGGATAAGATCATTGAAGCGAATCTTCCCTCGAGACGAGAGAGGCGATTCATAGCATTAGCGACGCGTTCGGGTGTTGAAGGCGTCGGGGTACTAACGGAAAGGGGTTGGATCAGGGTTTTAAAAAGTTGGAAAGCAAAACGTTACCAGTGGAACGGTTCCAACCCCACGTGGCTTGACGCTGTCAAGGCAAACGAGTCCCGCCTCTCTCTCCTCGAGCAGGAAGCAGTCGATTTCTTGCGCGGCGTGGCATCAAAGACCGGCCTCAAACCGATCGTCAGCTTCTCTGGAGGCAAGGACAGTCTCGTCGCGTATAGACTGGCTGAGAAGGCCTTCGGGAAAGTTCCATTACTCTTCAACGACACAGGCTTAGAGCTGCCAGAGACTGTCGAGTACGTAAAGAGCTTCGCCAAGCGTGTGGGGGCAGAGCTTTTGCTAGCCGATGCAGGTAAAGCCTTCTGGAGTGCGCTCGACGTGATGGGCCCACCCGCACGCGACTACAGGTGGTGCTGTAAGGTCTGCAAGCTGGTGCCGACAGCGCGCGCAATCAAAGAACGTTTAGGGGGAGAAGTGCTAAGCATAGTGGGTCAGCGGCGCTACGAATCTGCCGCGAGAGCTCTGAGCCCGAGAGTTTACAGGAACAAGTGGATACCCACGACCCTGGTAGCGGCTCCCATACACGATTGGTCGGCTCTCGATGTCTGGCTCTACATCTTCAAGGAAAAACTCAGGGTGAATATCCTCTACTTCAAGGGGTTCGATAGGCTTGGCTGCTGGCTTTGCCCCGCAATTGAGTTAGGAGAGATCGATCGGCTGAAGAAGGTGAAGCCAGAACTCTGGGAATCTTGGGAAAAGGTACTCGATGAGTATGCTAAGGTCTGCGGGTACGGTGATGATTGGGTAAAGCTGGGTCTTTGGCGATGGGTTAATCCACCAGGTGATATAATTCGCCTAGCCGGGAGTGAAACGCGAGCAGAACGCGCGAAGCCGATTGCAGTTAAAGTTAGGGAAGGGGGGTTCACTGTTGAAATCAGGAAGCCCAATGCGAGCGCGGACTTAGCCACTCTACTGGGCTTGCTTTCAACGATAGGCGAGGTTGAATACTCATCATCCGGTTTCGCGCTCGGCAATGCGTTAATCAAAGTTCTTCAGGTACACGATAGGCTTACGGTCGAAATCGAGGGTGAGGCCGACGTCTGGAAGATCGCTTCTTCTGTGGCGAGAGCTTTCCTGTGCTTAAACTGCGGCTCATGCGTGCTTTGGTGCCCCACTAGCGCAGTGAAGCTGGAGGAAGGGCGGTTAAAGGTCGATGCTTCAAAGTGCACAAAATGCGGAATCTGTCACAACGTTTGCCCTCTCTCCGAGTATCTAATCCGCCCGCTCCTTAAATCTAAGCAGGTTCAAGAGGCGTAA
- a CDS encoding 30S ribosomal protein S26e — translation MPKKRKSRGRHKGDKGKEPLVQCDECGALVPRSKIVKVTKKYAPIDPQLANELRSKGAIIPTYEVTRNLCIRCAIFRGIIKIRPEDERKKKVPLS, via the coding sequence ATGCCGAAGAAAAGGAAAAGCAGAGGTAGGCACAAGGGGGACAAGGGGAAGGAACCTCTGGTTCAGTGCGACGAATGCGGAGCGCTTGTACCTCGCTCGAAAATCGTGAAGGTAACAAAGAAGTACGCTCCAATAGACCCTCAGCTGGCGAATGAGCTGCGCAGCAAGGGAGCGATCATACCGACGTACGAGGTCACGAGGAACTTGTGCATACGGTGCGCCATCTTTAGAGGCATCATAAAGATACGGCCCGAAGATGAAAGGAAAAAGAAAGTTCCATTAAGCTAA
- a CDS encoding PINc/VapC family ATPase: MEEERLFIADTSSIVSGALRKALEEGGIKGKLILHSLLVSHFERLAREGAYRGFVGLREIKRIREICERLSIDVEYVRDLPEGLRWSREIDVDEVVRELALDLNATLVTADQISMEAARAAGVSVVLLEPQKRTRFILDEFFSDDTLSVHLKEGAKPYAKVGRPGKWHFTPLRDEPLTREELEAIANEIVERAKGNSNAFIESEHPGSTIVQIEKYRIVITRPPLSDGMEITAVRPIAKLSLEDYNLPPKLLVRLERQAEGILIAGAPGMGKTTFAQALAEFYRSRGKVIKTIESPRDMQLPADVTQYSKAYATSEELHDVLLLSRPDYTFFDEMRDTKDFELYADLRLAGVGMVGVVHATSPIDAIQRFIGRVELGMIPSIIDTVIFIENGEVKKVYELETLVKVPYGLREEDLARPVVVVKDFMTGEAEYELYVFGERTFVVPIKREKRTDEVAKSRIITMLRKYLPDADFEVKVEERRVVLLVDEEYYNYVVGKPRKKLERMARRLGLELEIIPRFA; the protein is encoded by the coding sequence ATGGAGGAGGAGAGGCTATTCATAGCCGATACGTCATCAATAGTTAGCGGAGCTCTCCGCAAAGCCCTCGAGGAGGGAGGGATAAAGGGCAAGCTAATCTTACACTCGCTGCTAGTATCGCACTTTGAGCGCCTTGCTCGAGAGGGGGCTTACCGAGGCTTCGTCGGGCTTAGGGAGATTAAGCGTATTAGGGAGATCTGTGAAAGGCTATCGATAGACGTAGAGTACGTGAGAGACCTTCCAGAAGGTTTACGTTGGTCGCGCGAAATCGACGTTGACGAGGTCGTTCGCGAACTAGCATTGGACCTGAACGCTACGTTGGTCACAGCAGATCAGATATCTATGGAAGCGGCACGGGCGGCGGGCGTCAGCGTAGTGCTCCTAGAGCCCCAGAAGAGGACTCGTTTTATCCTGGATGAATTTTTCAGCGACGACACCCTTTCCGTACATTTAAAGGAGGGGGCGAAGCCCTACGCTAAGGTTGGGCGTCCGGGTAAGTGGCACTTCACCCCGCTCAGAGACGAGCCTCTAACGCGCGAGGAGCTGGAGGCAATTGCGAACGAGATAGTAGAGCGAGCTAAGGGCAACAGCAACGCCTTCATCGAGAGCGAGCACCCCGGTTCTACCATAGTCCAAATAGAGAAGTATAGGATAGTCATTACCAGGCCGCCGCTCTCTGATGGTATGGAAATCACAGCCGTACGACCGATAGCCAAGCTCTCACTCGAAGATTACAATTTGCCGCCGAAGCTGCTCGTCAGGCTGGAAAGGCAGGCGGAAGGAATACTCATCGCAGGGGCACCCGGCATGGGGAAGACCACTTTTGCTCAAGCGCTAGCTGAATTTTACCGATCTCGGGGGAAGGTGATCAAAACGATCGAGTCGCCCCGAGATATGCAGCTTCCCGCCGATGTAACTCAGTACTCAAAGGCTTATGCGACCTCTGAAGAGCTCCACGACGTCCTGCTCCTCTCGAGACCCGACTATACGTTCTTCGACGAGATGAGGGATACGAAGGACTTCGAGCTTTACGCTGACCTGAGACTAGCTGGCGTCGGAATGGTAGGCGTCGTTCACGCTACAAGCCCAATAGATGCTATACAGCGGTTCATTGGTCGAGTGGAGCTCGGGATGATACCATCAATTATCGACACTGTAATATTCATCGAAAATGGAGAAGTGAAGAAAGTGTACGAACTCGAAACGCTGGTCAAAGTGCCGTATGGGCTAAGGGAAGAGGATCTAGCGCGGCCAGTAGTGGTGGTGAAGGATTTCATGACGGGTGAAGCGGAGTACGAACTCTACGTGTTCGGTGAAAGGACTTTCGTTGTACCGATTAAGAGGGAGAAACGGACCGATGAGGTCGCTAAGTCGCGCATCATCACCATGCTCAGAAAGTACCTCCCCGACGCCGATTTTGAAGTCAAGGTTGAGGAACGCCGTGTAGTCCTTCTAGTGGATGAAGAGTATTACAACTACGTTGTCGGTAAGCCGCGCAAGAAGCTTGAACGCATGGCCCGAAGGCTTGGACTGGAGCTCGAGATAATACCGCGCTTCGCTTAA
- a CDS encoding 30S ribosomal protein S3ae — protein MSERISREARSKWEAKKWFRVLAPSAFGFAEIALVPAKDASALIGRTVEISFFDITKDVSQLPTKLKFQIVSVNGDTAYTQLKQIELTRDYIRSLVRRGTSRIDAVVDVETADGVRLRVMGLAVTQRRVKTSQKKTIRKVMFDLIAGKASSMKFDEFIQEIVLGKLATEIEVAAKKIYPLRKAEIRKVKVLTRPFEIAELVQTLSAVSQ, from the coding sequence ATGAGCGAGCGGATTTCGCGAGAAGCTCGTAGCAAATGGGAGGCGAAGAAGTGGTTCAGAGTGCTAGCACCCAGTGCATTTGGGTTTGCCGAGATAGCTCTCGTACCGGCGAAGGATGCTTCCGCGCTAATCGGTCGCACGGTGGAGATTAGCTTCTTCGATATTACGAAAGACGTCTCGCAGCTTCCGACAAAGCTGAAATTTCAGATAGTGAGTGTGAATGGCGATACAGCGTACACGCAGCTTAAGCAGATAGAGTTGACCAGGGACTACATAAGGAGCTTGGTTAGACGGGGGACCTCAAGGATTGACGCAGTGGTGGACGTTGAAACGGCCGACGGCGTTCGACTCAGAGTGATGGGCTTAGCGGTGACTCAAAGAAGGGTGAAAACCTCGCAGAAGAAAACTATAAGGAAGGTGATGTTTGACTTGATAGCCGGTAAGGCATCGTCCATGAAGTTTGACGAATTCATCCAGGAGATCGTCCTAGGTAAGCTAGCTACCGAAATCGAGGTAGCCGCGAAGAAGATCTACCCCCTCCGGAAGGCTGAAATACGGAAAGTGAAAGTTCTAACCAGACCCTTCGAGATAGCAGAATTGGTGCAAACCTTAAGCGCTGTTAGCCAATAA
- a CDS encoding HIT domain-containing protein, whose amino-acid sequence MKYIEYAKIEKDAECFICKAFTAADPNEHLVLFKTPRTIVVMNKYPYNTGHLLVAPARHVPDFSSLTKDELHELVEVLRESVDILKRALNPDGFNIGVNLGRVAGAGLESHLHVHVVPRWLGDTNFMPVISNTKVIPESLQDTFIKIKKYVNYHNRA is encoded by the coding sequence ATGAAGTACATCGAGTACGCTAAAATAGAGAAGGACGCGGAATGCTTTATCTGTAAAGCTTTCACCGCAGCCGACCCCAATGAGCACCTCGTTCTCTTTAAGACACCTAGAACGATTGTCGTGATGAACAAGTACCCGTACAACACTGGCCATTTACTGGTTGCGCCAGCGCGTCACGTACCGGACTTCTCGTCTCTCACTAAAGATGAGCTCCACGAATTGGTTGAAGTTCTTAGGGAGAGCGTTGATATACTCAAGAGGGCTTTAAATCCGGACGGCTTCAACATCGGTGTCAATCTGGGGCGGGTTGCCGGCGCAGGGCTAGAATCCCACCTCCATGTTCACGTGGTGCCCCGTTGGTTAGGTGATACTAATTTTATGCCAGTTATCTCAAATACTAAAGTTATCCCAGAGAGTCTTCAGGATACATTTATAAAGATAAAGAAATATGTAAATTACCATAACCGAGCATAG
- a CDS encoding ribosomal protein L13e, with translation MSSAQGPPPPIVKAPLLRQHGGVPPRRERVGKGYSEAEVKAVGLTVHEARLLGIYVDKRRKSLHEENVQRLASWLKALASGEVQLTTVKLPKVVTVKPDRGRVFKGKTMAGRKVRGLLSTKYRYTHNYKWARKQRERELKKRHEATRHKGGD, from the coding sequence GTGAGTAGTGCGCAAGGACCTCCTCCGCCGATAGTCAAAGCCCCACTGCTCAGGCAACACGGGGGTGTCCCACCGAGAAGAGAACGAGTGGGTAAGGGCTACTCTGAAGCAGAGGTTAAAGCTGTCGGCCTCACTGTGCATGAGGCGCGACTGCTCGGTATCTACGTTGATAAGCGTAGGAAATCCCTGCATGAGGAAAACGTCCAGAGGTTAGCCAGCTGGTTAAAAGCACTAGCCTCAGGCGAGGTACAGCTAACCACTGTTAAGCTCCCGAAGGTTGTTACTGTCAAGCCTGACAGGGGGCGCGTTTTTAAGGGAAAGACAATGGCTGGCAGGAAGGTGCGCGGGTTACTCAGCACCAAATACCGCTATACGCACAACTACAAGTGGGCGCGTAAACAGCGCGAGAGAGAACTGAAGAAGCGTCACGAAGCAACAAGGCATAAGGGCGGGGATTAA
- a CDS encoding LSM domain-containing protein, producing the protein MSAKSPLDLLERLKERNTEVYVKLKDSSEYKGVIEDFDRSMNIILGEAMQVNEDGTPLVKYGRIFIRGSNVVYIFTREVGITL; encoded by the coding sequence ATGAGCGCGAAGTCCCCCCTGGATCTATTAGAGAGGCTGAAGGAGCGCAACACTGAGGTTTACGTCAAGCTTAAGGACAGTAGCGAATACAAGGGTGTGATAGAGGATTTTGACCGATCAATGAACATCATACTGGGTGAAGCGATGCAAGTGAACGAGGATGGAACTCCGCTCGTGAAGTATGGAAGAATCTTCATACGCGGAAGCAACGTCGTGTACATCTTCACGCGAGAGGTTGGCATCACCCTTTAA
- a CDS encoding methionine adenosyltransferase: MALENIVVERFEGLPMEKRNIEFVERKGLGHPDYIADAIAEAASVALCKEYLRRFGEVLHHNVDKVLVVGGQARPKFGGGEVLAPIYVTIAGRATTEVKTESGAVEIVPIGPILLNASRTWLKSNFRYLNPDEHVIIDYKVGKGSADLVSIFKRRKEYPGANDTSLGVGFAPLSETERLVLEVERFLNSLKVKSELPMVGEDVKVMAVRVGTRIDLTVAVAFVSRHIANRYEYLSAKEEVKRRIEDLAAKITSKEVRVYINTGDDPSAEDESGYYLVVTGTSAEHGDDGATGRGNRANGLITPMRPMSMEAAAGKNPINHVGKLYNVLAQIIARRIVEETDADEAYVKLLSQIGRPINDPLITYLGIVVEREEDFKAVKREAEGIAREELNRVNKLLYDFIEGKLVPF, translated from the coding sequence ATGGCATTGGAGAACATCGTAGTCGAGCGATTCGAAGGTCTTCCAATGGAAAAGAGGAATATAGAGTTTGTTGAAAGAAAAGGTCTGGGCCACCCTGACTACATCGCTGATGCGATTGCCGAAGCCGCTAGTGTCGCGTTGTGCAAGGAGTATCTCAGAAGGTTTGGCGAGGTGCTGCACCACAACGTAGACAAGGTTCTAGTAGTGGGAGGGCAAGCGAGGCCGAAATTCGGCGGGGGCGAAGTTTTAGCACCGATTTACGTAACGATCGCGGGGCGCGCTACTACTGAGGTAAAAACAGAAAGTGGTGCAGTAGAAATCGTACCTATAGGGCCGATACTACTAAACGCTTCGAGAACGTGGCTGAAAAGCAACTTTCGCTACTTGAACCCCGACGAGCATGTAATCATTGACTACAAAGTTGGAAAGGGGTCAGCTGACTTAGTGTCCATATTCAAGCGACGGAAAGAGTACCCTGGCGCCAACGATACCTCATTGGGCGTAGGTTTCGCCCCGTTAAGCGAAACAGAAAGGCTTGTCCTAGAGGTTGAACGCTTCCTCAACTCGCTCAAAGTGAAGAGCGAACTACCGATGGTGGGAGAAGACGTGAAGGTGATGGCGGTCCGGGTCGGTACTCGAATAGATCTAACTGTGGCCGTAGCCTTCGTCTCACGCCACATCGCGAACAGGTATGAGTATCTAAGTGCCAAGGAGGAGGTTAAACGTAGAATCGAGGATCTCGCTGCTAAGATCACAAGCAAGGAGGTTAGGGTTTACATTAACACGGGAGATGATCCAAGCGCGGAAGATGAGAGTGGGTATTACCTCGTGGTAACAGGTACCTCAGCCGAGCACGGTGACGATGGTGCTACTGGCCGTGGCAACAGGGCAAATGGACTTATCACACCGATGCGTCCAATGTCAATGGAGGCAGCAGCGGGAAAGAACCCCATTAACCATGTGGGGAAGTTGTATAACGTTCTAGCTCAAATTATAGCCCGAAGAATCGTGGAGGAGACTGATGCTGATGAGGCGTATGTAAAGCTTTTGAGCCAGATAGGTAGACCTATAAACGATCCTCTGATAACGTACCTAGGCATCGTTGTCGAGAGGGAAGAGGACTTCAAAGCAGTTAAAAGAGAAGCTGAAGGAATTGCTAGAGAAGAACTGAATAGGGTGAATAAGTTACTTTACGATTTCATAGAAGGTAAGTTAGTTCCATTTTAG